The Nostoc sp. 'Peltigera membranacea cyanobiont' N6 genome contains the following window.
CCGACTGCTGCAATTAGAATATCAGCATTTTGGGTGATGGCTTTCAGGTCATGCGATCGCGAGTGAGCGATCGTGACTGTGGCATCAGCTTCTAATAACATCAATGCCATAGGTTTACCCACCAAAATACTGCGTCCCACGACTACTGCCTGTTTTCCCTGCAAGGGAATCTCATAAGCTTCTAAAAGCCGCATTACACCAGCCGGAGTACAACTGCGTAAACCAGTTTCTCCCCGTACTAATCGCCCCAAATTAACTGGGTGTAATCCATCAGCATCTTTATCAGGATCGATTTGATGTAGCAGAGTCACAGCATCCAAGTGGTTAGGTAAGGGTAGCTGTACCAGAATGCCATCCACCCGTTCATCTTGGTTTAGTGCAGCTATGACCTCTTCTAACTCTTCAAGGGTTGTTTGGGCTGGGAAATGCTTACCAAAAGAGGCGATGCCAACCTTAGCGCAGGCTTTTTCTTTATTGCGGACATAAGCGGCTGACGCTGGGTTATCGCCAACCATCAACACTGCTAAACCTGGGGGTCGTCCAATTTTTGGTTGTAATTGTGTAATAGCAACAGAAAGTTCTTGCTGAATTTTTGCTGCTATTGCTTTACCATCAAGAAGTTTGGCAGTTTTTGTTTCCATAAAAATTCCTAACTAATCTATAATTCGCCTTTTGTCCGAAGTCTGGAGTAGAAATATTGACTATTGACTTTTAATTATTAATGTGTATCTGTTTGATGTCGTAGCGTTTCTCTCAGAGTAAAACCATAATGCTTATTTTCTCAGATCGACAGCTTTATCTGAAGAATAAAGAATTGCAGGATGAAATTCAGAACATTTTTTGCTCAGTTGAGAGTGTGTTTCTGAAACCGCAGAGAATATTATAGATGGGAACTGACCTGATGAAACTGGCGACAAACCAAGCAGTGAAGCAAAAATTTGCTCAATCGATGGCTTTCATGCAACAAACAAAAAATTTGTCCCTTTCGTTCTTGGACGGACACAGGATTGTTCCGTACCGCCTGGGGTTGATTTTTTTATTGGTGGTGGGACTTTCTAGTTGTGGTAGTTTAACCTCGCCTGGCTTGAATGGGACTAATTTTAAAATTGGTACCAATGTCACCCCAATTCGAGAAATTAAACCAGAACAAGACAATCAGGCTACAGTTTACATCCAAGGTCAGGTGGAAAACCAAGCTCCCTTAATGAAGCAATGGGCTTATCAAATTAATGACTCCACTGGCAAAATTTGGGTTGTCACCAATCAAAAGAATCTAGGTAAGGGAGCGCAAGTGGTGATTAAGGGTAAAGTTCGCTACCGAAGTATCCCTTTAGGTGGTAAAGAATTGGGGGAAGTTTATCTAGAAGAAGAATAATTAGCAATTAAAAATTAATATATGAACAATCAACCGGTGCATGTAGCGATCGCAATTCTCTATCAAAAAAACAAGTTTCTCATGCAA
Protein-coding sequences here:
- the folD gene encoding bifunctional methylenetetrahydrofolate dehydrogenase/methenyltetrahydrofolate cyclohydrolase FolD, giving the protein METKTAKLLDGKAIAAKIQQELSVAITQLQPKIGRPPGLAVLMVGDNPASAAYVRNKEKACAKVGIASFGKHFPAQTTLEELEEVIAALNQDERVDGILVQLPLPNHLDAVTLLHQIDPDKDADGLHPVNLGRLVRGETGLRSCTPAGVMRLLEAYEIPLQGKQAVVVGRSILVGKPMALMLLEADATVTIAHSRSHDLKAITQNADILIAAVGRPGLIAADMVKPGAVVVDVGMNRVTDANGKSRLIGDVHFESTAAIAGFITPVPGGVGPMTVAILLQNTFNSYSKAAREERE